One genomic region from Terriglobus aquaticus encodes:
- a CDS encoding glycosyltransferase: protein MQLETLAPRQACRTWHLLQLSAALDEELACALSEYVPVLGWKPEARWLAGWIDLPKKPAVRRTPTFHIQHFGRMPGYARPHLSALARLGPSVCRRIASHATDAQRDVLVCTTPFLAPVAERWQGPVVYWLTDRIADYTSAGRIDVRGLDRRLCRRADLVCPNSDRLRDYLVEDAGCDTAKIQVLPNGVRAAHLLPAPLLQARELPQAASHRKRPVAGVLGNMGSNVNWLLLLQAVQRTPWLTWLFVGPVGNDVDDPEHLHARQEVQYCRNACFVGAKPYGDLVHYARAIDVAVLPYFQREPTFSGSSTRFYEHLASCRPIIATRGFAELLRKEPLVRLVSDANDLVAALQVLRASGFCDGHEALRWKESYRNTWQVRAQTMQTALERRLPAVPER from the coding sequence ATGCAGCTTGAAACGCTTGCGCCCCGGCAGGCATGCCGCACCTGGCACCTGCTGCAACTCTCCGCGGCGTTGGACGAGGAACTCGCGTGTGCGCTTTCGGAGTATGTCCCGGTTCTTGGGTGGAAGCCTGAAGCGCGCTGGCTGGCGGGATGGATCGACTTGCCCAAAAAGCCCGCGGTGCGCCGTACACCGACGTTCCACATTCAACACTTCGGCCGCATGCCCGGCTATGCGAGGCCCCATCTGTCCGCGCTGGCACGGCTCGGACCCAGCGTGTGCCGCAGAATCGCTTCACACGCCACCGATGCGCAGCGTGACGTTCTTGTCTGCACCACACCGTTCCTGGCACCCGTGGCGGAGCGCTGGCAAGGGCCAGTGGTGTACTGGCTCACTGACCGCATCGCCGATTACACCAGTGCGGGTCGCATTGATGTTCGCGGTCTGGATCGACGGCTGTGCCGCAGGGCCGACCTTGTCTGCCCTAATTCCGATCGGCTGCGGGATTACCTGGTGGAGGACGCTGGATGCGACACCGCTAAAATCCAGGTGCTGCCCAACGGAGTGCGTGCGGCCCACCTGCTGCCTGCACCCTTGCTGCAGGCTCGCGAGCTGCCACAGGCGGCATCGCATCGCAAGCGGCCAGTGGCTGGTGTGCTGGGCAACATGGGAAGCAATGTGAATTGGCTGCTGCTGTTGCAAGCCGTGCAGCGAACGCCTTGGCTCACGTGGCTCTTTGTGGGTCCGGTGGGCAACGACGTGGACGACCCGGAGCACCTGCACGCTCGGCAGGAGGTGCAGTACTGCCGCAACGCGTGCTTTGTCGGGGCTAAGCCGTATGGCGATCTGGTGCACTACGCGCGCGCCATAGACGTTGCCGTCCTGCCATACTTTCAGCGGGAACCTACCTTCTCTGGCTCCAGCACGCGCTTTTACGAGCACCTGGCGTCGTGTCGGCCCATTATTGCCACTCGCGGATTCGCGGAACTGCTGCGCAAGGAACCGCTGGTTCGGCTCGTCTCTGATGCGAACGACCTGGTCGCTGCATTGCAAGTGTTGCGTGCATCTGGATTCTGCGACGGCCACGAGGCGCTGCGGTGGAAAGAGAGCTACCGCAACACGTGGCAGGTTCGCGCGCAGACCATGCAGACCGCTCTGGAACGGCGATTGCCAGCCGTGCCGGAACGCTAA
- a CDS encoding glycosyltransferase family 4 protein, whose product MNFGMLVVLAVLAFVFCIVLTPSCRDLFLRKGLVDEPDTDRKLHAVPVPRCGGIGVVLSYFAALGAAYLLLPRGYSLYVQHRPLFTALLPATLLIFLVGLADDLLNLRARQKFMGQTVAAVLAVSLGARLTLHHGPVWIGWVLSVIWLLACTNAVNLIDGMDGLATGVGLTATFTTLSVALLTGNTGLAIATAPLAGALLAFLRFNFAPASVFLGDSGSLTIGFLLGCLGLVWSGHLGGWGMLGPLFTLGLPLVDVTLAIGRRLLREAPITQGDHGHIHHRVQDLGLSTRHAALLLYGCCALFACLAVVQSQLPHWPALVFLVLFVAMVGAGVHQLKYVEFRVAQRMLSHTLIRRAVRQQIHLEDMHRGLMRAANAEDCWKLVRRACDQLDIASVQLKLGERRFATHRFRVLNDPGCTMHVRLGEECWIVLIGSINIAPEALTRALAPLRRYDTQRLQLDAEPVAYRDAA is encoded by the coding sequence ATGAATTTCGGAATGCTCGTTGTGCTCGCTGTGCTCGCCTTTGTCTTCTGTATCGTGCTCACACCGTCGTGCCGGGACCTGTTCTTGCGCAAGGGTCTGGTCGACGAGCCTGATACGGACCGCAAGCTGCACGCGGTTCCGGTGCCGCGGTGCGGAGGCATCGGCGTGGTCCTTTCCTACTTTGCGGCGTTGGGTGCTGCGTACCTGCTGCTGCCGCGTGGCTATTCGCTGTATGTGCAGCATCGGCCGTTGTTCACGGCACTGCTTCCCGCAACCCTGCTCATTTTCCTGGTGGGGCTGGCAGATGACCTGCTGAACCTGAGGGCGCGGCAGAAGTTCATGGGGCAGACGGTGGCTGCGGTGCTTGCCGTCAGCCTGGGTGCGCGGCTCACGCTGCACCACGGACCGGTGTGGATCGGATGGGTCCTGAGCGTGATCTGGCTCTTGGCCTGCACCAACGCCGTGAACCTGATTGACGGCATGGACGGTCTGGCGACCGGCGTTGGCCTGACCGCTACATTCACGACGCTGAGCGTGGCGCTACTGACCGGAAACACCGGGCTTGCCATTGCGACCGCACCACTTGCCGGAGCGCTGCTGGCGTTCTTGCGATTCAACTTTGCGCCGGCATCGGTATTTCTTGGCGACAGCGGCAGCCTGACGATCGGCTTTCTGCTGGGATGTCTGGGGCTGGTGTGGAGCGGGCATCTAGGCGGCTGGGGCATGCTGGGGCCGCTGTTCACGCTGGGTCTGCCGCTGGTGGACGTAACACTTGCCATTGGCCGGCGGCTGCTGCGCGAAGCCCCGATCACGCAGGGTGATCATGGCCACATCCATCACCGCGTGCAGGACCTGGGCCTTTCTACGCGGCATGCCGCGCTTCTGCTGTACGGCTGCTGCGCCTTGTTCGCATGCCTTGCAGTCGTCCAGTCTCAACTGCCGCACTGGCCCGCGCTTGTCTTTCTGGTGCTGTTCGTGGCCATGGTCGGGGCCGGTGTGCACCAGTTGAAATACGTGGAGTTTCGCGTAGCGCAGCGCATGCTCTCGCACACGCTAATACGCCGCGCGGTTCGTCAGCAGATTCACCTGGAAGACATGCACCGGGGTCTGATGCGTGCTGCGAACGCCGAAGATTGCTGGAAGCTGGTTCGCCGAGCGTGCGATCAGCTCGACATCGCGAGCGTGCAGTTGAAGCTGGGAGAACGCCGCTTCGCAACGCATCGCTTTCGCGTCCTGAATGATCCGGGGTGCACCATGCACGTGCGATTGGGCGAAGAGTGCTGGATCGTGCTCATCGGGTCAATCAATATTGCACCCGAGGCCCTGACCAGGGCGCTGGCGCCACTTCGCAGGTACGACACGCAACGCCTGCAACTGGATGCAGAGCCGGTGGCGTATCGCGATGCAGCTTGA
- a CDS encoding glycosyltransferase family 4 protein, giving the protein MKMLFINQFFWPDSSATSQQLTDLTTALAHRGHEVHVVSSRGGYAEAAATDAPPVTVHRLSSLAFSRGKLQRFFSYVSFYPLAFLRVLSLPRMDVVVSLTTPPLIAMVGQVTKTLRGSRHYIWEQDIYPDVATELGKVAPGGVIDRVVGAVADSARRHADGIVSLGRCMKLRLVRRGIPAEHIHIAENWSNSAAIMPMERPGSSRELVLLYSGNLGLAHEVKTLQQSMLTLSGDPRFRFIFVGGGGRRQELKQYLAVYDIHSLEERGYVPRDRLSEGLALGDIGLVLQDSACSGLVVPSKVYGIMASGRPILFVGPPDATPALHIREHGCGWQVDGGDHAGLTRLLLHLAEHRDEVLEAGRRARAALLQHYDLPQGTERIARILEQQPVKATATSKAKNSRLSEVSLSEVSLPAVARACEGEHA; this is encoded by the coding sequence ATGAAGATGCTGTTCATCAATCAATTCTTCTGGCCCGACTCCTCCGCGACGAGCCAGCAGCTCACCGATCTGACTACCGCGCTGGCGCATCGCGGGCACGAGGTCCACGTGGTCTCCAGCCGTGGCGGGTATGCCGAGGCGGCTGCGACGGACGCGCCTCCCGTAACGGTCCACCGGTTGAGCAGCCTGGCGTTTTCGCGCGGAAAGCTGCAGCGCTTCTTCTCTTACGTCAGCTTTTATCCGCTCGCCTTTCTTCGCGTTCTCAGCCTGCCGCGCATGGACGTAGTGGTATCGCTGACGACACCGCCGCTGATCGCAATGGTCGGGCAGGTGACCAAGACCCTGCGTGGATCGCGGCACTACATCTGGGAGCAGGACATCTATCCCGATGTTGCAACCGAGCTGGGCAAGGTAGCGCCAGGCGGCGTGATCGACCGCGTTGTGGGAGCGGTCGCGGACAGCGCGCGCAGGCACGCGGACGGCATTGTTTCCCTGGGCCGGTGCATGAAGCTGCGGCTGGTGCGCCGTGGCATTCCTGCCGAGCACATCCACATCGCAGAGAACTGGTCCAACAGCGCGGCGATTATGCCCATGGAACGGCCCGGGTCGTCGCGGGAACTGGTCCTGCTGTACTCAGGAAATCTGGGCCTGGCGCACGAAGTGAAGACGCTGCAGCAAAGCATGTTGACGCTGAGCGGGGATCCGCGTTTTCGCTTCATCTTTGTCGGTGGTGGAGGACGTCGCCAAGAGCTGAAGCAATACCTCGCGGTGTACGACATTCACTCGCTGGAGGAACGCGGCTATGTGCCGCGCGACCGGCTGAGCGAAGGCCTTGCGCTGGGCGACATCGGGCTGGTGCTACAGGACAGCGCATGTTCGGGCCTGGTGGTGCCGAGCAAGGTGTACGGCATCATGGCGTCCGGGCGGCCCATCCTGTTTGTGGGACCGCCTGATGCCACACCGGCGCTGCACATTCGCGAACATGGCTGCGGTTGGCAGGTGGACGGCGGCGACCACGCCGGGCTGACACGCCTCCTGCTTCACTTGGCGGAACATCGCGACGAAGTACTCGAAGCAGGCAGGCGTGCACGGGCCGCGCTACTGCAGCACTATGACCTGCCGCAGGGGACGGAACGCATCGCGCGCATTCTGGAACAACAGCCTGTCAAAGCGACGGCCACCAGCAAGGCAAAGAACTCTCGCCTGTCTGAGGTAAGCCTGTCTGAGGTTTCCTTGCCTGCGGTGGCGCGCGCCTGCGAAGGAGAGCATGCATGA
- a CDS encoding WcaF family extracellular polysaccharide biosynthesis acetyltransferase, whose translation MNLCDVRLSSYDNAWYEPGPFWKRALWLMVGYRATRSGLPSSGLRVSLLRLFGAVIGNGVVIKPGVRVKYPWFLVVGDHTWIGEDCWIDNLTTVRIGSNVCLSQGTYLCTGNHDWSDPAFGLRIAPVLCMDGSWAGAKSVLGPGATLGVCAVAAAGAVVTGVVPDYQIFAGNPATFVRRRVLKQTVPARNEVAR comes from the coding sequence GTGAACCTTTGCGATGTTCGACTCTCGAGCTACGACAACGCCTGGTACGAGCCTGGACCGTTTTGGAAGCGCGCTCTGTGGTTGATGGTGGGCTATCGAGCTACTCGATCGGGCCTGCCGAGCTCCGGACTCCGGGTAAGTCTGCTGCGCCTATTCGGTGCGGTGATCGGCAACGGCGTGGTGATCAAGCCAGGCGTGCGCGTGAAGTATCCCTGGTTTCTGGTGGTCGGAGACCACACCTGGATCGGCGAGGACTGCTGGATCGACAATCTGACCACGGTGCGCATCGGCAGCAACGTTTGCCTATCGCAGGGCACGTATCTTTGCACCGGCAATCACGACTGGAGCGACCCGGCGTTTGGCCTGCGTATCGCTCCTGTGCTCTGTATGGATGGGTCGTGGGCAGGGGCGAAGAGCGTTCTCGGTCCCGGCGCAACGCTCGGTGTGTGTGCCGTGGCTGCTGCCGGAGCAGTGGTCACTGGCGTTGTGCCGGATTACCAAATCTTTGCCGGCAACCCAGCTACGTTTGTCCGGCGGCGTGTGCTGAAGCAAACCGTTCCGGCCCGAAACGAGGTGGCGCGATGA
- a CDS encoding glycosyltransferase, whose translation MNAVVETGLHACEAPDAAPTAATWLQVLTDIHPRYGGVSAAVPELSRALRWSGLDAPIAALCRADEQTVPWQTEPDQIHFFPRARGAWLPGGRHDADMRELMRFCDGAHVHGLWTAASHVALRAARYAGKPLCVAAHGMLEPWSLRQHRFRKQCYAALIEHRVLRGAACLHALTRSEAESYRAITRDVPVIVVPNGVEVPGDVAAAHFFAIYPELRDRRIVLFLSRLHPKKAADVLLRAWPRVQAECPDAHLVIAGAGEPGYELALHALAAAQCARGSVTFTGMLQGRLKWAALCAAECFVLPSHSEGFSVAILEALGSGTPVIATPQCNMPEIETGQCGWLTEPRKDVLSDVLRSVLSQTRSMNAQAGQRGRDLVLRRYAWSAIARQMAEVYLWLGGASLPASVEVLQ comes from the coding sequence ATGAACGCCGTGGTCGAGACCGGGCTCCATGCCTGCGAAGCTCCGGACGCGGCCCCGACAGCTGCCACATGGCTGCAGGTGCTCACCGATATCCATCCTCGCTATGGCGGTGTGAGCGCGGCCGTTCCGGAGCTGTCGCGCGCGTTGCGCTGGAGCGGGCTGGACGCTCCCATCGCCGCGCTGTGCCGGGCGGATGAGCAAACCGTGCCTTGGCAGACAGAACCGGATCAGATCCACTTCTTTCCCCGGGCGCGCGGAGCGTGGTTGCCGGGCGGCAGGCACGACGCGGACATGCGGGAGCTGATGCGATTCTGCGACGGTGCGCACGTACACGGCTTGTGGACTGCGGCGTCGCACGTTGCATTGCGTGCAGCCCGCTACGCCGGCAAACCGTTGTGTGTGGCCGCGCACGGCATGCTGGAGCCGTGGTCGCTGCGGCAGCATCGATTCCGCAAACAGTGCTATGCCGCGCTGATCGAACACCGCGTGCTGCGAGGAGCCGCGTGCCTGCATGCGCTGACACGGTCTGAGGCGGAAAGCTACCGCGCCATCACCCGAGATGTGCCGGTTATCGTTGTGCCCAATGGAGTGGAAGTTCCAGGCGATGTTGCGGCAGCGCACTTTTTCGCGATTTATCCGGAACTGCGGGACAGGCGCATTGTGCTCTTTCTAAGCCGGCTGCACCCGAAGAAAGCCGCGGACGTGTTGCTGCGTGCGTGGCCGCGGGTGCAGGCCGAATGTCCCGACGCTCACCTGGTGATCGCTGGTGCGGGCGAGCCCGGATATGAACTCGCGCTGCACGCTCTTGCGGCGGCACAGTGCGCGCGCGGTTCCGTCACGTTCACCGGCATGCTGCAGGGCCGGCTGAAGTGGGCGGCTCTCTGCGCCGCGGAATGCTTCGTTCTGCCGTCGCATTCCGAAGGCTTCAGCGTGGCTATCCTGGAAGCGTTGGGCTCTGGCACGCCCGTGATTGCAACTCCGCAGTGCAACATGCCGGAGATCGAAACCGGCCAGTGTGGATGGCTGACAGAGCCGCGTAAAGACGTCTTGAGCGACGTCCTGAGATCCGTGCTTAGCCAGACGAGATCGATGAACGCGCAAGCCGGTCAACGCGGCCGTGACCTGGTGCTGCGGCGGTACGCGTGGTCTGCGATCGCGCGCCAGATGGCCGAAGTGTACCTGTGGCTGGGCGGGGCCTCCCTGCCGGCCAGCGTGGAGGTGCTGCAGTGA